A region from the Sorex araneus isolate mSorAra2 chromosome 6, mSorAra2.pri, whole genome shotgun sequence genome encodes:
- the LOC129405828 gene encoding olfactory receptor 1440-like: MSEEKNSTAVTKFILLGFSEFPKLTIFLFPIFLGIYIMTVSWNVGLITLITMDSHLHIPMYFFLSNLSVLDICYVSTISPRMLSDFFKKQKFISFLGCTMQYFFFSGLGLTECCLLAAMAYDRYAAICNPLLYTTIMSPTLCVQMVVACCVTGFLGSSIQLCALFQLHFCGPNVINHFFCDLPQLLILSCSDTFFFQVMTSVLTVIYGLTSVLVIMVSYGYIVATVLKITSAEGKSKAFNTCASHITTVTLFFGSGIFVYMYPNSGDSLSQNKLASVLYTVIIPMLNPLIYSLRNKEIKEALGRWKKRAFSCCY, translated from the coding sequence ATGTCTGAGGAAAAGAACAGTACAGCAGTTACAAAGTTCATTCTCTTGGGATTCTCTGAATTTCCGAAGCTcaccatttttctctttccaataTTCCTAGGAATCTATATCATGACAGTATCCTGGAACGTGGGGCTAATCACACTCATTACAATGGACTCCCATCTACACATacccatgtactttttcctcagTAATCTTTCCGTACTAGATATTTGCTATGTTTCCACTATTTCCCCCAGGATGCTGTCAGATTTCttcaagaaacagaaattcatCTCCTTTCTAGGGTGTACCATgcaatactttttcttttctggcctCGGTCTGACAGAGTGTTGTCTCCTGGCCGCCATGGCTTATGACCGATATGCTGCCATTTGTAACCCTCTGCTCTACACAACCATCATGTCTCCCACGCTCTGTGTGCAGATGGTGGTGGCTTGTTGCGTAACTGGATTCTTGGGCTCATCAATCCAACTGTGTGCCTTATTTCAGCTCCATTTCTGTGGGCCAAATGTCATCAACCACTTTTTCTGTGATCTTCCTCAACTACTGATTCTATCCTGCTCCGACACCTTCTTCTTTCAAGTTATGACCTCAGTGCTCACAGTGATTTATGGACTGACATCTGTTTTGGTCATCATGGTATCCTATGGTTATATTGTTGCCACTGTGCTGAAGATCACTTCCGCTGAAGGCAAGTCTAAAGCCTTCAACACCTGTGCTTCTCACATAACAACAGTGACCCTATTTTTTGGCTCCGGTATCTTTGTTTATATGTATCCTAACTCTGGTGATTCCTTGAGCCAAAACAAATTGGCATCAGTCTTATACACTGTTATAATCCCCATGCTCAATCCATTGATCTACAGCCTGAGGaacaaggaaatcaaagaagcCCTAGGCAGATGGAAGAAAAGAGCCTTTTCCTGCTGTTATTAG